In bacterium, a single window of DNA contains:
- the ligA gene encoding NAD-dependent DNA ligase LigA — MSAVSRDVRKRVEELRRVLEHHNHQYYVLDTPEISDAAYDRLLRELQELEAAHPELADPGSPTQRVGAPPAAAFAPVRHRLPMLSLQNSFTAEELGEFDRRVRRFLGREEPLTYLLEPKLDGLAVEVVYEGGRFASGSTRGDGTTGEDVGANLRTVRSLPLRLRADGPAPPPYLEVRGEVILRTRDFARLNAEREEAGEPPFANPRNAAAGSLRQLDPKVTASRPLAVFFYGIGDCPGFAPPTEREALEALRRWGLPVVPGAEAATGIDEALAYYRRLEGERDGLPYEIDGVVVKVDDISLQRELGAVARSPRWATAFKFPPRQAVTRLRDVEFSVGRTGVVTPVALMAPVRIGGVEVERATLHNEDEIRRKDIRVGDTVVVTRAGDVIPAVQEVVPERRTGAERPIVFPQACPACGARLTREEGQAAWRCTSLACPARLRESLRHFASRRALDIEGLGEKLVDQLVERGLVRSVADLYRLTKEDLLPLERLGEKSADNLLAAIDRSRRTTLARLLFGLGIRHVGEQVARLLAEHSGSLEKLEEASAEELTAVRGVGPEIAASVAAFFRQAENRRTVAELLARGVSPAAAPRAATGTGPLAGLTFVFTGTLASLTREEAQALIARGGGRSAGSVSRATSYVVAGEAPGSKARDAARLGVAVLTEREFLDLLSQRGVQ; from the coding sequence ATGAGCGCCGTCAGCCGGGACGTCAGGAAGCGGGTCGAGGAGCTGCGCCGGGTCCTCGAGCACCACAATCACCAGTACTACGTCCTCGACACGCCGGAGATCTCCGACGCCGCCTACGACCGCCTGCTGCGGGAGCTGCAGGAACTGGAGGCCGCGCATCCCGAGCTGGCGGACCCCGGCTCCCCGACGCAGCGCGTTGGCGCGCCTCCAGCCGCGGCGTTCGCCCCGGTGCGCCACCGCCTGCCGATGCTCAGCCTCCAGAACTCCTTCACCGCCGAGGAGCTCGGCGAGTTCGACCGGCGCGTGCGCCGCTTCCTCGGTCGCGAGGAGCCCCTGACCTACCTGCTCGAGCCGAAGCTCGACGGGCTGGCGGTGGAGGTCGTCTACGAGGGCGGGCGCTTCGCCTCGGGGTCGACCCGCGGCGACGGCACCACGGGCGAGGACGTCGGCGCGAACCTGCGGACGGTCCGCTCGCTGCCGCTGCGGCTGCGCGCCGACGGACCGGCGCCGCCGCCGTACCTGGAGGTGCGCGGTGAGGTCATCCTGCGCACGCGGGACTTCGCCCGCCTCAACGCGGAGCGCGAGGAGGCCGGCGAGCCGCCCTTCGCCAACCCGCGCAACGCCGCGGCCGGCTCGCTGCGCCAGCTCGACCCGAAGGTCACGGCGTCGCGCCCGCTGGCGGTCTTCTTCTACGGCATCGGCGACTGCCCCGGCTTCGCGCCGCCCACCGAGCGCGAGGCCCTCGAGGCGCTGCGCCGCTGGGGCCTGCCGGTCGTGCCGGGGGCGGAAGCCGCCACGGGGATCGACGAGGCGCTCGCGTACTACCGCCGCCTGGAGGGTGAGCGCGACGGCCTGCCCTACGAGATCGACGGGGTCGTCGTGAAGGTCGACGACATCTCCCTCCAGCGTGAGCTGGGCGCCGTGGCGCGCAGCCCGCGCTGGGCGACCGCCTTCAAGTTCCCGCCGCGGCAGGCCGTGACGCGCCTGCGCGACGTCGAGTTCTCGGTGGGCCGCACCGGGGTCGTGACCCCCGTGGCGCTCATGGCCCCGGTGCGCATCGGCGGCGTGGAGGTCGAGCGCGCCACGCTCCACAACGAGGACGAGATCCGCCGCAAGGACATCCGCGTCGGGGACACGGTCGTCGTCACCCGCGCGGGCGACGTCATTCCCGCCGTCCAGGAGGTGGTGCCCGAGCGGCGCACCGGCGCGGAGCGGCCGATCGTCTTCCCGCAGGCCTGCCCGGCCTGCGGGGCCCGGCTCACCCGCGAGGAGGGCCAGGCGGCGTGGCGCTGCACGTCGCTCGCCTGCCCGGCGCGCCTGCGCGAGAGCCTGCGACACTTCGCCTCGCGCCGCGCCCTCGACATCGAGGGCCTCGGCGAGAAGCTCGTCGACCAGCTTGTCGAGCGCGGGCTCGTCCGCTCCGTGGCCGACCTCTACCGCCTGACGAAGGAGGACCTGCTGCCGCTCGAGCGGCTCGGCGAGAAGTCGGCCGACAACCTGCTCGCGGCCATCGACCGCAGCCGCCGGACGACGCTGGCCCGGCTCCTCTTCGGCCTCGGCATCCGCCACGTCGGCGAGCAGGTCGCGCGCCTGCTGGCGGAACACAGCGGCTCGCTCGAGAAGCTCGAAGAGGCGAGCGCCGAGGAGCTCACCGCGGTCCGCGGCGTGGGCCCGGAGATCGCGGCCAGCGTCGCGGCCTTCTTCCGCCAGGCCGAGAACCGGCGCACCGTGGCCGAACTGCTCGCCCGCGGCGTCTCCCCGGCAGCGGCCCCGCGCGCCGCCACCGGGACCGGGCCGCTCGCCGGACTCACCTTCGTCTTCACCGGGACGCTGGCGTCGCTGACGCGCGAGGAGGCGCAGGCGCTGATCGCGCGCGGCGGCGGCCGCAGCGCCGGCTCCGTCAGCCGCGCCACCAGCTACGTCGTCGCCGGGGAAGCCCCGGGGTCCAAGGCGCGGGACGCCGCGCGGCTCGGGGTCGCTGTCCTCACCGAACGCGAATTCCTCGACCTCCTCAGCCAAAGGGGTGTGCAGTGA
- the atpB gene encoding F0F1 ATP synthase subunit A has product MQSFEWVAIIPGINAVPVHVVHGALVFTVLSLLAILAGRRLADPTLDIVPAPRLTLVNFFETAYGTIEKLCEESLGHHGHRFIYLVGTLALWILFSNLIGVIPGLVPPTDNVNTNFACAACVFLLTHYYGFKAHGMAYLKHFVGPTPWLAPLMIPIEIIGHLARPLSLTLRLFGNMFGDHMNLMVFVGMMIGLSKAFIWATPIAALVPIIIILLGIFVAVVQTYVFILLTMSYISGAIAESH; this is encoded by the coding sequence ATGCAGAGTTTCGAATGGGTTGCCATCATCCCCGGCATCAACGCGGTCCCGGTGCACGTGGTGCACGGGGCACTGGTGTTCACCGTGCTCTCGCTGCTCGCCATCCTCGCCGGCCGGCGGCTGGCGGACCCCACCCTGGACATCGTCCCCGCGCCGCGGTTGACGCTCGTCAACTTCTTCGAGACGGCCTACGGCACGATCGAGAAGCTCTGCGAGGAGAGCCTCGGCCACCACGGGCACCGCTTCATCTACCTCGTCGGGACACTCGCGCTCTGGATCCTCTTCTCGAACCTGATCGGCGTGATCCCGGGCCTGGTGCCCCCGACCGACAACGTCAACACGAACTTCGCCTGCGCGGCCTGCGTCTTCCTGCTGACGCACTACTACGGCTTCAAGGCCCACGGCATGGCCTACCTCAAGCACTTCGTCGGCCCGACGCCCTGGCTGGCGCCGCTGATGATCCCCATCGAGATCATCGGCCACCTCGCCCGCCCGCTCTCGCTGACGCTGCGTCTCTTCGGCAACATGTTCGGCGACCACATGAACCTCATGGTCTTCGTCGGCATGATGATCGGCCTGAGCAAGGCGTTCATCTGGGCCACGCCGATCGCCGCCCTCGTGCCGATCATCATCATCCTGCTGGGCATCTTCGTCGCGGTCGTCCAGACCTACGTCTTCATCCTGCTCACGATGAGCTACATCTCCGGCGCCATCGCGGAGTCCCACTAG
- a CDS encoding ATP synthase subunit I — protein MTAEPADRIERTAWALGALLLAASLLLRSAAVTAGVAVGVLLAVLNYRWLVRFARALVSSGERSLPRLRYALYLGKYAVTAAVVAAALKFRIADPLALLAGASVVLPALLRESLRCAAEPRRKEA, from the coding sequence GTGACCGCGGAGCCCGCCGACCGCATCGAGCGCACCGCCTGGGCCCTCGGCGCCCTGCTGCTCGCCGCCAGCCTGCTGCTGCGCTCGGCGGCGGTGACGGCCGGCGTCGCCGTCGGCGTCCTCCTCGCGGTGCTCAACTACCGCTGGCTCGTGCGCTTCGCGCGGGCGCTCGTTTCCTCCGGCGAGCGCTCGCTGCCGCGCCTGCGCTACGCGCTGTACCTCGGCAAGTACGCCGTGACCGCGGCCGTCGTCGCCGCCGCGCTCAAGTTCCGCATCGCCGACCCGCTCGCCCTGCTCGCGGGCGCCAGCGTCGTGCTCCCGGCCCTGCTGCGGGAGTCGCTCCGCTGCGCCGCCGAACCCCGTCGCAAGGAGGCCTAG
- the selA gene encoding L-seryl-tRNA(Sec) selenium transferase: MEPWRQRLYRGIPKVDDVLAWPEVAAASAALPRWALLDSIREVLDRRRDEVGACARPEDDPGGGRERIAALLVALLPARGLPHLRPLINATGIIVHTNLGRSPLAPEALAQVERAARGYSNLEYTLADGERGSRQDHCEDLLRRLTGAEAALAVNNNAAAVFLCLNTLADGREVVVSRGQLVEIGGSFRIPDVMRKSGALLREVGTTNKTRAADYRDAITAATALLLRVHTSNFRVVGFTAAVELPELVAIGRAAGVPVMDDLGSGSLLDLSAHGLPGEPTVQDAVAAGADLVTFSGDKLLGGPQAGLIVGRRELIERVRRNPLHRAMRIDKLTLAALEATLRLYLEGDRGTARIPTVRMIAETSADVRARARRVLRRLPADVRAAWNAKVVPSTSQVGGGALPVEPLASAALALGTAERPAHRLEEALRRAPAPVIGRLQEGRLLLDLRTVADGEVPDLAAAIAAAVRGLGTA; the protein is encoded by the coding sequence ATGGAACCCTGGAGACAGCGGCTGTACCGCGGGATACCGAAGGTCGACGACGTGCTCGCCTGGCCCGAGGTCGCCGCCGCGTCCGCCGCCCTCCCCCGCTGGGCGCTGCTCGACTCCATCCGCGAGGTCCTCGACCGCCGGCGGGACGAGGTCGGCGCCTGCGCGCGCCCCGAGGACGACCCCGGCGGGGGCCGCGAGCGCATCGCCGCCCTCCTCGTCGCGCTGCTCCCCGCGCGCGGCCTGCCGCACCTGCGCCCGCTGATCAACGCCACGGGCATCATCGTGCACACGAACCTCGGCCGCTCGCCGCTGGCGCCCGAGGCGCTCGCCCAGGTCGAGCGCGCCGCCCGCGGCTACTCCAACCTCGAGTACACCCTCGCCGACGGGGAACGCGGCTCCCGCCAGGACCACTGCGAGGACCTGCTGCGCCGGCTCACGGGGGCGGAGGCTGCCCTCGCGGTCAACAACAACGCCGCCGCCGTCTTTCTCTGCCTGAACACGCTCGCCGACGGGCGCGAGGTCGTGGTTTCGCGCGGCCAGCTCGTCGAGATCGGCGGCTCGTTCCGCATCCCGGACGTCATGCGCAAGAGCGGGGCCCTCCTGCGCGAGGTGGGCACGACCAACAAGACGCGGGCCGCCGACTACCGCGACGCGATCACGGCCGCGACCGCCCTGCTCCTGCGCGTGCACACCAGCAACTTCCGCGTCGTCGGCTTCACCGCCGCCGTCGAGTTGCCGGAGCTGGTCGCCATCGGGCGCGCGGCGGGGGTGCCCGTCATGGACGACCTCGGCAGCGGCAGCCTCCTGGACCTCTCCGCACACGGTCTCCCGGGCGAGCCGACCGTGCAGGACGCGGTCGCGGCGGGCGCGGACCTCGTGACCTTCAGCGGCGACAAGCTCCTCGGCGGGCCGCAGGCCGGGCTGATCGTGGGCCGCCGCGAGCTGATCGAGCGCGTGCGCAGGAATCCGCTGCACCGCGCGATGCGCATCGACAAGCTCACGCTCGCGGCGCTCGAGGCGACGCTCAGGCTCTATCTCGAGGGTGACCGCGGCACCGCGCGCATCCCCACGGTCCGCATGATCGCCGAGACGTCCGCCGACGTCCGCGCCCGCGCCCGGCGCGTCCTGCGCCGGCTGCCCGCGGACGTCCGCGCCGCGTGGAATGCGAAAGTCGTCCCGAGCACCTCCCAGGTCGGCGGCGGCGCCCTGCCCGTCGAGCCGCTCGCCTCCGCCGCCCTCGCCCTCGGCACGGCCGAGCGCCCGGCGCACCGGCTCGAGGAAGCGCTGCGGCGCGCGCCGGCGCCGGTGATCGGCCGCCTGCAGGAGGGGCGGCTGCTCCTGGACCTGCGCACCGTCGCCGACGGCGAGGTCCCCGATCTGGCCGCCGCCATCGCCGCCGCCGTCCGCGGGCTGGGGACCGCGTGA
- the atpE gene encoding ATP synthase F0 subunit C: MSKRIWMSLVGLSLAFAPAIAAAQEHGAAAGGGEGFMKFFAIAIGAGLAIGLAAIGGGLGQGKAVASALEGIARNPGAAGKIVTPMIIGLAMIESLVIYGLVVALILVFKIA; the protein is encoded by the coding sequence ATGAGCAAGAGAATCTGGATGAGCCTGGTCGGCCTGTCGCTGGCGTTCGCGCCGGCGATCGCCGCCGCCCAGGAACACGGGGCGGCGGCCGGCGGCGGCGAGGGCTTCATGAAGTTCTTCGCCATCGCGATCGGCGCCGGTCTCGCCATCGGCCTCGCGGCCATCGGCGGCGGCCTCGGTCAGGGCAAGGCGGTCGCGTCCGCGCTCGAGGGGATCGCCCGCAACCCGGGCGCCGCGGGCAAGATCGTCACGCCCATGATCATCGGTCTCGCCATGATCGAGTCGCTGGTCATCTACGGCCTCGTCGTGGCGCTGATCCTGGTCTTCAAGATCGCGTAA
- the selB gene encoding selenocysteine-specific translation elongation factor: MSHLIIGTAGHIDHGKTTLVRALTGIDTDRLKEEKERGITIELGFAHLDLPGLPPVGIVDVPGHEKFVHHMVAGAAGIDLVLLVIAADEGIMPQTREHLDICRLLGVRKGIVVLTKADLVEPDWLEMVRQDVTAHLAGSFLEGAPLVPVSSTTGAGIPELRAAIAAMLGQVPPRASTGLPRLPIDRVFTMKGFGTVVTGTLIAGRLDVGDAVEVLPARIESRIRGLQVYGAAVETARAGQRTAINLQGVEKGAIERGAVLTKPGLLEPSYLMDARLSYLKSAARPLPNRTRVRLHLGTSEILARVVLLGRAELAPGDEAMVQFRLESPGVALPRDRFVIRGYSPVMTLGGGELVDTQPGKHRQFSATALEHVATMAGADPAQAAPLLALETGLAGAAREELARRINLDAGAMNNVLAQLVKQGTLLEIPGSPPLWVHHDVAGQFAQRVSALLAAFHAAEPLKPGLPKEELKSKFPAAAPRVFAALLERLARGGAVAVEQDLVRLATHRVRLRVEQEEVRGKVEALFVRAGLQTPALEAVAQELRLDPRAVREAVGLLVAGKRLVKVTEEILIHEDHLAPLRAKVVEFLKGGAKLGMQEFKDISGVSRKYSVPLLEHFDRTGLTIRVGDQRVLRKSTGAGH, translated from the coding sequence GTGAGCCACCTGATCATCGGCACCGCCGGCCACATCGATCACGGCAAGACCACGCTGGTCCGCGCCCTGACAGGCATCGACACCGACCGTCTCAAGGAGGAGAAGGAGCGCGGCATCACGATCGAGCTGGGCTTCGCCCACCTGGACCTGCCCGGCCTGCCGCCTGTCGGCATCGTCGACGTACCCGGTCACGAGAAGTTCGTGCACCACATGGTGGCGGGCGCCGCGGGGATCGACCTCGTCCTGCTGGTCATCGCGGCCGACGAGGGGATCATGCCCCAGACCCGCGAGCACCTCGACATCTGCCGCCTGCTGGGGGTGCGCAAGGGCATCGTCGTGCTCACCAAGGCCGACCTCGTCGAGCCCGACTGGCTGGAGATGGTGCGCCAGGACGTGACGGCGCACCTGGCCGGCTCGTTCCTCGAGGGCGCGCCGCTGGTCCCCGTCTCGTCGACCACCGGCGCCGGCATCCCCGAGCTGCGCGCGGCCATCGCCGCGATGCTCGGGCAGGTGCCCCCGCGCGCATCCACCGGCCTGCCGCGGCTGCCGATCGACCGCGTCTTCACGATGAAGGGCTTCGGCACGGTGGTCACCGGCACGCTGATCGCGGGGCGGCTCGACGTCGGCGACGCGGTCGAGGTGCTGCCCGCGCGCATCGAGAGCCGCATCCGCGGGCTCCAGGTCTACGGCGCCGCCGTCGAGACGGCGCGCGCCGGCCAGCGCACGGCCATCAACCTCCAGGGTGTCGAGAAAGGCGCGATCGAGCGCGGCGCCGTGCTGACGAAGCCGGGCCTGCTCGAGCCCTCGTACCTGATGGACGCGCGCCTGAGCTACCTCAAGAGCGCCGCGAGGCCCCTGCCGAACCGCACGCGCGTGCGGCTGCACCTGGGCACGAGCGAGATCCTGGCGCGGGTGGTTCTCCTCGGCCGCGCCGAGCTGGCTCCCGGCGACGAGGCCATGGTGCAGTTCCGCCTCGAGTCGCCGGGCGTCGCGCTGCCCCGCGACCGCTTCGTCATCCGCGGCTACTCGCCGGTGATGACGCTCGGCGGCGGCGAGCTCGTCGACACGCAGCCCGGCAAGCACCGGCAGTTCTCGGCCACCGCGCTCGAGCACGTGGCGACGATGGCGGGCGCCGACCCCGCGCAGGCCGCGCCGCTGCTGGCGCTCGAGACCGGCCTCGCCGGGGCGGCGCGCGAGGAGCTGGCCCGCCGCATCAACCTCGACGCCGGCGCCATGAACAACGTGCTCGCGCAGCTCGTGAAGCAGGGGACGCTGCTCGAGATCCCCGGCTCGCCCCCGCTCTGGGTCCACCACGACGTCGCCGGGCAGTTCGCGCAGCGCGTCTCGGCCCTCCTCGCCGCGTTCCATGCCGCCGAGCCGCTCAAGCCCGGCCTGCCGAAGGAGGAGCTCAAGTCGAAGTTCCCCGCCGCCGCGCCCCGCGTCTTCGCCGCGCTGCTCGAGCGCCTGGCCAGGGGCGGCGCGGTCGCCGTCGAGCAGGACCTGGTGCGCCTGGCGACGCACCGCGTGCGGCTGCGCGTCGAGCAGGAGGAGGTGCGGGGCAAGGTCGAGGCGCTCTTCGTGCGCGCCGGCCTCCAGACGCCCGCGCTCGAGGCGGTCGCCCAGGAGCTGCGCCTCGACCCGCGGGCGGTGCGGGAGGCGGTGGGCCTGCTCGTCGCCGGCAAGCGCCTGGTCAAGGTCACCGAGGAGATCCTCATCCACGAGGACCACCTGGCGCCCCTGCGGGCGAAGGTGGTCGAGTTCCTCAAGGGCGGGGCGAAGCTGGGCATGCAGGAGTTCAAGGACATCAGCGGCGTCTCGCGCAAGTACTCCGTGCCGCTGCTCGAGCACTTCGACCGCACGGGGCTGACGATCCGCGTCGGCGACCAGCGCGTCCTGCGCAAATCCACCGGCGCCGGGCACTGA
- a CDS encoding AtpZ/AtpI family protein has protein sequence MATNGGGRASWAQYLSYSAIGIEMGAALVVGMGIGWFLDRTFDTRPWCLVVFTGFGIVAGFRNVLRAARKAAKEEERL, from the coding sequence GTGGCAACCAACGGCGGCGGGCGCGCCTCGTGGGCGCAGTACCTGTCCTACAGCGCCATCGGCATCGAGATGGGCGCCGCGCTGGTGGTCGGCATGGGGATCGGCTGGTTCCTCGACCGCACGTTCGACACCAGGCCGTGGTGCCTCGTGGTCTTCACGGGCTTCGGCATCGTCGCCGGGTTCCGCAACGTGCTGCGCGCCGCCCGCAAGGCGGCCAAGGAGGAGGAGCGCCTGTGA
- the glgA gene encoding glycogen synthase GlgA: MRRPFPLTIAMAASEALPYAKSGGLADVVGALAAQLARLGHRVLLFVPYYREARVRLPHLPRACAPLDLPFPGHDVRVELLRHEPAPGVTALLVRQDDAFDRPHLYGTPDADYWDNAGRFALFCRAVLAGLAALRERPDVLHVHDWQTSLLPLYLRHRPDYAGPLAGTPSLVTVHNLAYQGLFPASALGYLGIPPGLFHMHGVEFHGRLNLLKAGLLYADAISTVSPRYSEEIRTPQFGEGLDGVLRERAGVLCGILNGVDYEAWNPESDAHIPARYTPGDLAGKARCKEDVERLFGFEPDPRTPLFGTISRMADQKGFDLLAAALPQLVALPLRWCLLGSGDRHYQDLFAGLARRHPGRLAVRIGYDEPLAHRIEAGADAYLMPSRFEPCGLNQMYSLRYGTVPVVRAVGGLVDTVRPYDPARGTGTGFVFRDYDVGGLLWAVREALAAFARPADWARLRANGMAEDFSWESSARRYVELYRSLCARRA, from the coding sequence GTGAGAAGACCGTTCCCGCTCACCATTGCCATGGCCGCCTCCGAGGCCCTCCCGTACGCCAAGAGCGGCGGCCTCGCCGACGTCGTCGGCGCGCTGGCCGCACAGCTCGCTCGGCTCGGCCACCGCGTGCTGCTCTTCGTGCCCTACTACCGCGAGGCGCGGGTGCGCCTCCCCCACCTGCCGCGGGCCTGCGCGCCGCTGGACCTGCCCTTCCCCGGCCACGACGTGCGCGTCGAGCTGCTGCGCCACGAGCCCGCGCCCGGCGTGACGGCGCTGCTCGTGCGCCAGGACGACGCCTTCGACCGCCCGCACCTCTATGGCACCCCCGACGCCGATTACTGGGACAACGCCGGCCGGTTCGCCCTCTTCTGCCGCGCGGTGCTCGCCGGCCTCGCCGCGCTGCGCGAGCGGCCCGACGTGCTCCACGTCCACGACTGGCAGACCTCCCTGCTGCCGCTGTATCTGCGCCACCGTCCCGACTACGCCGGCCCGCTCGCGGGGACGCCCTCCCTGGTCACGGTGCACAACCTCGCCTACCAGGGGCTGTTCCCCGCTTCCGCGCTGGGGTACCTCGGGATCCCCCCGGGGCTCTTCCACATGCACGGGGTCGAGTTCCATGGCCGGCTGAACCTCCTCAAGGCGGGCCTGCTCTACGCCGACGCCATCTCCACGGTGAGCCCGCGCTACAGCGAGGAGATCCGCACACCGCAGTTCGGCGAGGGTCTCGACGGGGTGCTGCGCGAGCGAGCGGGCGTGCTCTGCGGCATCCTCAACGGCGTCGACTACGAGGCGTGGAACCCGGAGAGCGACGCGCACATCCCGGCGCGCTACACGCCGGGCGACCTCGCCGGCAAGGCCCGGTGCAAGGAGGACGTCGAGCGGCTCTTCGGCTTCGAGCCCGATCCGCGCACGCCGCTCTTCGGAACCATCTCGCGCATGGCGGACCAGAAGGGCTTCGACCTGCTCGCCGCGGCGCTGCCGCAGCTCGTGGCGCTGCCCCTGCGCTGGTGCCTCCTCGGCTCGGGCGACCGGCATTACCAGGACCTCTTCGCGGGGCTGGCGCGGCGGCACCCGGGGCGCCTGGCGGTGCGCATCGGCTATGACGAACCCCTCGCGCACCGCATCGAGGCCGGCGCCGACGCGTACCTGATGCCCTCGCGCTTCGAGCCCTGCGGGCTCAACCAGATGTACAGCCTGCGCTACGGCACCGTGCCGGTCGTGCGCGCGGTCGGCGGTCTCGTCGACACCGTGCGGCCCTACGACCCGGCGCGCGGCACGGGCACCGGCTTCGTGTTCCGCGACTACGATGTCGGCGGCCTGCTCTGGGCCGTGCGCGAGGCGCTCGCCGCGTTCGCCCGCCCGGCGGACTGGGCGCGGCTGCGCGCGAACGGCATGGCCGAGGACTTCTCGTGGGAGTCCTCGGCGCGCCGCTACGTCGAACTCTACCGCTCGCTCTGCGCCCGCCGGGCCTGA
- a CDS encoding redoxin domain-containing protein — translation MVAAAALVVLWCARPSISAAFKNVQVAQSPPPFTLKDVSGKEWKSGEIYGKGATAIIFWATWSPRSAEVIRDLEALRTKIGPEKISIVTVNCEHPAISAADRDAIAAAVKQLGASGPALVDDGLVAFNDYGAMALPSTLVIGADGKVGYTLAGYPTTLREELADAVRKAAGVPTEAELRPVQEYVPKNHALMYYNLGRQLAGKGQDEKAEAQFLTAIEKDPDFKKPRVELGLLYKRTGRTDLALSQFERAKQIDPKDPEALYQVAVVSLHAAKFPESQTLFVELATEFPEREELALGAALAAKYQGKDEEYRKGREAAAKLYPAEPRYIFEMGEVAESQKDLPVAAELYRRALEAGLKKNR, via the coding sequence GTGGTCGCGGCTGCGGCGCTGGTCGTGCTCTGGTGCGCGCGGCCCTCGATCTCGGCGGCGTTCAAGAACGTCCAGGTTGCGCAGAGCCCGCCGCCCTTCACCCTCAAGGACGTCTCCGGCAAGGAGTGGAAGAGCGGCGAGATCTACGGGAAGGGCGCGACGGCGATCATCTTCTGGGCCACCTGGAGCCCGCGGTCGGCCGAGGTGATTCGCGACCTGGAGGCGCTGCGGACCAAGATCGGCCCGGAGAAGATCTCGATCGTGACCGTCAACTGCGAGCACCCGGCCATCTCGGCGGCGGACCGCGACGCCATCGCGGCCGCCGTGAAGCAGCTGGGTGCCAGCGGCCCGGCGCTCGTCGACGACGGGCTCGTCGCGTTCAACGACTACGGGGCGATGGCGCTGCCCTCGACGCTCGTCATCGGCGCCGACGGGAAGGTCGGCTACACGCTCGCGGGGTACCCGACGACGCTCCGCGAAGAGCTCGCCGACGCGGTGCGCAAGGCCGCCGGTGTCCCCACCGAGGCTGAACTGCGGCCGGTCCAGGAGTACGTCCCGAAGAACCACGCGCTCATGTACTACAACCTGGGGCGCCAGCTCGCGGGCAAGGGCCAGGACGAGAAGGCCGAGGCCCAGTTCCTGACCGCGATCGAGAAGGATCCGGACTTCAAGAAGCCGCGGGTCGAGCTGGGGCTGCTCTACAAGCGCACGGGGCGGACCGACCTGGCGCTGTCGCAGTTCGAGCGCGCCAAGCAGATCGATCCGAAGGACCCGGAGGCGCTCTACCAGGTCGCGGTGGTGAGCCTGCACGCGGCGAAGTTCCCGGAGTCGCAGACGCTCTTCGTGGAGTTGGCCACGGAATTCCCGGAGCGCGAGGAACTGGCGCTCGGCGCGGCGCTGGCCGCGAAGTACCAGGGCAAGGACGAGGAGTACCGCAAGGGCCGCGAGGCCGCCGCAAAGCTCTACCCGGCGGAGCCGCGCTACATCTTCGAGATGGGCGAGGTCGCGGAGTCGCAGAAGGACCTGCCCGTCGCCGCCGAGCTCTACCGCCGCGCCCTCGAGGCCGGCCTCAAGAAGAACCGCTGA